Proteins encoded together in one Nitrospira sp. CR1.1 window:
- the thiS gene encoding sulfur carrier protein ThiS, with protein sequence MQVMINGKAEEIAGGTVLDLLKAKSIEPQMVAVEVNDTMLERTHLETTQLKDGDHVEFLFYMGGGR encoded by the coding sequence ATGCAGGTGATGATCAATGGCAAGGCGGAAGAGATCGCAGGCGGTACGGTCCTGGATCTGTTGAAAGCGAAAAGTATCGAGCCGCAAATGGTCGCGGTTGAAGTGAATGACACCATGCTGGAACGGACGCACCTCGAGACCACTCAGTTGAAAGACGGCGATCATGTGGAATTTCTCTTCTACATGGGCGGTGGCCGGTGA
- the cysK gene encoding cysteine synthase A, which produces MTVKAHADITELIGGTPLVRLNRLSKPGSATIYAKVESFNPGGSIKDRICLNMINEAERLGKLKPGGTIVEPTSGNTGIGLALVAAVRGYKLILVMPESMSMERASLLSSYGAQLVLTAAWEGMKGSIKEAESIVAQNPSYYMPDQFSNPANPAMHRKTTGPEIVDALDGRVDAFVAAVGTGGTITGCGEVIRERNPAAKIVAVEPAGSPVLSGGDPGPHKIQGIGAGFVPKVLNRTLLDRVITVTDDEAYQTAKLLAKKEGLLVGISAGANVFAAQKIAEELGPGKNVVTILCDTGERYISIEKYFNI; this is translated from the coding sequence GTGACCGTCAAGGCTCACGCAGATATTACGGAGTTGATCGGCGGTACGCCGTTGGTGCGCCTCAACCGGTTGAGCAAACCTGGCTCGGCAACGATCTATGCCAAGGTTGAGTCGTTCAACCCCGGCGGAAGCATTAAGGATCGTATCTGCCTCAACATGATCAACGAGGCGGAGCGGCTGGGTAAACTGAAGCCAGGCGGGACCATTGTCGAACCGACGAGCGGCAATACCGGCATCGGCCTGGCCTTGGTCGCAGCGGTACGAGGTTATAAACTGATTTTAGTCATGCCCGAAAGCATGAGTATGGAACGTGCGAGCCTGTTATCCTCATATGGCGCGCAGCTTGTCCTCACGGCGGCCTGGGAAGGGATGAAGGGCTCAATCAAGGAAGCGGAGAGCATCGTTGCACAGAATCCTTCGTACTACATGCCGGACCAGTTCTCCAACCCGGCAAATCCGGCGATGCACCGCAAAACGACCGGTCCGGAAATCGTGGACGCACTGGATGGACGAGTGGACGCCTTCGTCGCGGCCGTCGGCACCGGCGGAACGATCACCGGCTGCGGAGAAGTGATCAGAGAGCGAAATCCGGCGGCAAAGATCGTGGCGGTGGAACCGGCCGGCTCACCCGTCTTGTCCGGCGGAGATCCGGGCCCCCACAAAATTCAGGGTATCGGCGCCGGATTTGTGCCCAAAGTGTTGAACCGGACATTGCTGGATCGCGTGATCACGGTCACCGATGATGAAGCCTATCAAACGGCAAAGTTGCTGGCGAAGAAGGAAGGGCTGCTGGTCGGCATCTCCGCCGGAGCCAACGTCTTCGCCGCGCAGAAGATCGCCGAGGAATTGGGACCGGGCAAGAATGTCGTCACGATTCTCTGCGACACCGGCGAGCGGTATATCAGCATCGAAAAGTATTTCAACATTTGA
- the moeB gene encoding molybdopterin-synthase adenylyltransferase MoeB has product MEFTEQQIQRYSRHIILNEVGGKGQVKLSKAKVLLIGAGGLGSPAALYLAAAGIGTIGLVDGDVVDLSNLQRQILHTTATVGVPKVESGRRMLSAINPDITLKTYQLNVDSENILGLVSDYDIVLDGSDNFTTRFLVNDACFFAKKTLISASMFRFEGQLTSIKPHAGFPCYRCLYPEPPPAGLVPNCQEAGVLGVLAGTMGILQASEAIKEILGIGETIADKLVIYDALEMKFRKVSRPKDPRCPLCSATPTIKDLGGDYSVACTI; this is encoded by the coding sequence ATGGAATTTACCGAACAACAAATACAGCGATACAGCCGGCACATTATCCTCAACGAGGTGGGCGGCAAGGGACAGGTCAAACTGTCAAAAGCCAAGGTGCTGTTGATCGGAGCCGGCGGGCTCGGATCACCTGCGGCCCTCTACCTGGCGGCAGCGGGAATCGGTACGATCGGTCTGGTCGACGGCGATGTGGTGGACTTGTCCAACCTGCAGCGTCAGATTCTGCATACCACCGCCACCGTTGGAGTGCCCAAGGTTGAATCGGGACGAAGGATGCTGTCGGCCATCAACCCCGACATCACACTCAAGACCTATCAACTGAACGTCGATTCTGAGAATATTCTTGGGCTCGTGTCCGACTATGACATCGTGCTAGACGGCTCCGACAATTTCACCACGCGATTCCTGGTCAACGATGCCTGTTTCTTTGCAAAGAAGACGCTCATTTCCGCCAGCATGTTCCGGTTTGAAGGCCAACTCACGAGCATTAAACCCCATGCCGGCTTCCCCTGCTACCGCTGCCTCTATCCCGAGCCGCCTCCGGCCGGTCTGGTCCCGAACTGCCAGGAAGCCGGTGTGTTGGGCGTGCTGGCCGGCACCATGGGCATTCTGCAGGCATCGGAGGCGATTAAGGAAATTCTCGGCATCGGTGAAACGATCGCAGATAAGCTGGTGATCTACGATGCCTTGGAAATGAAATTCCGCAAGGTGTCCCGCCCGAAAGATCCGCGTTGTCCTTTGTGCAGCGCCACTCCGACGATCAAGGACCTGGGCGGAGATTACAGTGTGGCCTGTACTATCTGA
- a CDS encoding MoaD family protein, translated as MIKVRIPTPLRPLTKGQGEVESAAANIVDMIGSLDAAYPGLKNRLCDEKGDLRRFVNIYVNEEDIRFLNGKETSLKDGDEVSIVPAIAGG; from the coding sequence ATGATTAAGGTTCGTATTCCAACGCCCTTGCGTCCGCTCACGAAAGGCCAGGGTGAGGTTGAATCCGCGGCAGCCAACATTGTGGACATGATCGGATCGCTCGATGCCGCCTATCCCGGCCTGAAGAACCGGCTCTGCGATGAAAAGGGCGACTTGCGGCGCTTCGTAAATATCTACGTCAACGAGGAAGATATCCGCTTCCTGAACGGGAAAGAGACCTCGCTGAAAGACGGCGACGAAGTGTCCATCGTTCCCGCGATCGCCGGAGGATAA
- the moeB gene encoding molybdopterin-synthase adenylyltransferase MoeB, whose translation MEFTETQINRYSRHILLPEVGGKGQKKIIHGKVLIVGAGGLGSPAALYLAAAGIGTIGLIDSDVVDLSNLQRQVIHQTPDVGRPKVVSGKEKIQALNPDVNVVMYEERLTAGNALKIIGGYDVVIDGVDNFPTKFLINDACYFAGKPLVHGGILRFDGRVTTIIPKKSACYRCVFKKPPPEGLVASCQEAGVIGVLAGIIGTIQATEALKLILGIGRPLTDRLLDFDARRTQFREIRIKRNPDCPLCGERPTMTELIEDGDVGGPTCALPGQRNL comes from the coding sequence ATGGAATTTACAGAAACACAAATCAACCGCTACAGCCGCCACATCCTCCTGCCGGAAGTCGGCGGGAAGGGTCAAAAGAAGATCATCCATGGGAAGGTCCTCATCGTCGGAGCCGGCGGCCTTGGGTCTCCGGCAGCCCTATATCTGGCCGCGGCAGGGATCGGCACCATCGGCCTCATCGACAGCGATGTGGTGGATCTGAGCAATCTGCAGCGTCAGGTCATTCACCAGACACCGGACGTAGGCCGCCCCAAAGTCGTCTCCGGCAAGGAGAAGATTCAGGCGCTCAATCCCGACGTGAACGTGGTGATGTATGAAGAGCGACTCACGGCGGGCAATGCTCTCAAAATTATCGGCGGCTACGATGTGGTCATCGACGGCGTCGATAATTTCCCCACGAAGTTCCTGATCAACGACGCCTGCTATTTTGCCGGCAAACCCCTGGTGCACGGCGGCATTCTCCGGTTCGACGGGCGCGTGACCACCATTATTCCGAAGAAGTCGGCCTGTTATCGGTGTGTCTTTAAGAAGCCGCCACCCGAAGGACTCGTCGCATCCTGCCAGGAAGCGGGCGTCATCGGCGTGTTGGCCGGCATCATCGGCACGATTCAGGCTACTGAGGCGCTCAAGCTCATCCTGGGCATCGGCCGCCCCTTGACCGATCGCCTGCTGGATTTTGATGCGCGACGCACCCAGTTCAGAGAAATCCGCATTAAGCGGAACCCCGATTGTCCGCTGTGCGGCGAACGGCCCACGATGACGGAGCTGATTGAAGACGGCGACGTCGGCGGGCCGACGTGCGCGCTTCCGGGTCAACGTAACTTGTAG
- a CDS encoding FeS-binding protein, translating to MTSLRFHIRFPENKIKEPIIYQIGHEFKVVTNVRRADVRETTGWMDLELTGETEEIERAIDGIRTKGCVVDPIELNVVE from the coding sequence ATGACCAGCTTACGATTTCACATTCGTTTTCCCGAGAATAAAATCAAAGAGCCGATCATTTATCAAATCGGACATGAGTTCAAGGTGGTGACCAATGTCCGCCGCGCCGATGTGCGGGAGACCACGGGATGGATGGATCTCGAACTCACCGGCGAGACGGAAGAGATCGAACGGGCCATCGACGGCATCCGGACCAAAGGCTGCGTCGTGGATCCGATCGAACTCAACGTGGTGGAATAA
- a CDS encoding monooxygenase has translation MGRAMIETDVAIVGAGGGGAVLALLLAQKGVRSLVLERAAGPPQGLRGEILQPNGQRVLDRLGLLDTLPAQAVRSVHRFNFCRSGGERLCTVDYRDLPAPYNRAVVTLPNVAHHAILDALEKQNPGGLWYDATFTGLRFEGSRVVGLQATRHGEPIEVCSRLVVGADGAFSKVRECLGISADLHRYPESYLIAILKAPPGFDEARYLVGKREILGLFPAAGQQVYVFYMIKAGSYEAVKAQGLDVLRRAWVRIDPGMGAIVAGLVDWSQTGYMPTGRVKTDRWVADGALLIGDAAHAMNPHASQGRMQAMVDAVTVADLIPSWLKNNTLSAEALRAFEVARRPQVSMLQRLADEQCRFWNTGNPLLAYLRDRVFRTLDRNARLRYCVLSTTAGLRHRPPFSLLDRVMAAGFLPDPRAHLRGG, from the coding sequence ATGGGGCGAGCCATGATTGAAACGGATGTGGCGATTGTCGGTGCGGGCGGCGGGGGTGCCGTTCTGGCCTTGCTGCTCGCGCAGAAGGGTGTGCGTTCGTTGGTGCTGGAACGGGCTGCCGGGCCTCCGCAGGGTCTGCGCGGTGAAATTCTTCAGCCGAACGGCCAGCGAGTGCTTGATCGTCTCGGGTTGCTCGACACACTGCCGGCTCAGGCCGTTCGGTCGGTTCACCGGTTCAATTTTTGCCGATCGGGGGGCGAACGGCTCTGCACGGTGGACTACAGGGACCTTCCCGCTCCCTACAATCGCGCAGTGGTGACGTTGCCGAATGTGGCGCACCATGCCATTCTCGATGCGCTGGAGAAACAGAATCCCGGCGGGCTCTGGTACGATGCCACCTTTACCGGACTTCGCTTCGAGGGCAGTCGCGTCGTCGGTTTGCAGGCGACCCGTCACGGTGAGCCGATCGAGGTGTGCTCGCGCCTGGTTGTCGGAGCGGACGGTGCGTTCTCAAAGGTGCGGGAGTGCCTCGGCATCTCCGCGGATCTCCACCGGTATCCGGAAAGTTATCTCATTGCGATTCTCAAGGCTCCACCGGGATTCGATGAGGCGCGGTATCTGGTGGGCAAACGTGAGATTCTGGGATTGTTTCCGGCTGCCGGGCAACAGGTCTATGTCTTCTATATGATCAAGGCCGGTTCATATGAAGCGGTGAAAGCGCAGGGGCTGGATGTGTTACGGCGAGCCTGGGTGCGGATCGATCCCGGCATGGGAGCGATCGTCGCAGGTCTGGTTGATTGGAGTCAGACGGGGTATATGCCGACGGGACGTGTCAAAACGGATCGCTGGGTGGCGGATGGCGCCTTGCTCATCGGCGATGCCGCCCATGCCATGAATCCCCATGCGTCTCAAGGGCGCATGCAAGCGATGGTGGATGCGGTGACGGTGGCGGATCTCATTCCGAGCTGGCTCAAAAATAATACGTTATCGGCTGAGGCATTACGCGCCTTCGAAGTCGCCAGGCGGCCGCAGGTGAGCATGTTGCAGCGGCTGGCCGATGAGCAATGTCGATTTTGGAATACCGGCAATCCGCTGCTGGCTTATTTGCGAGACCGGGTGTTTCGAACGCTCGACCGCAATGCGCGACTGCGATATTGCGTGCTGTCTACCACCGCCGGGCTGCGGCATCGTCCGCCGTTTTCCCTGCTCGATCGGGTGATGGCGGCGGGATTCTTGCCAGACCCGCGCGCCCACCTGAGAGGAGGCTGA
- a CDS encoding threonine synthase has translation MSKMKALVCRECGKEYPPKAIHVCEMCFGPLEVKYNYDEIKSTISRKKIEQGPNSMWRYIDLLPVESTAIIGPHAGLTPLVRAKNLGAHLGIDELYIKNDTVNHPTLSFKDRVVSVALTRARELGFETVACASTGNLANSVAAHAAAAGMKCYVFIPADLEAAKVLGNLIYKPNVVEVEGNYDDVNRLCSEIAGEHGWAFVNINIRPYYAEGSKTLAFETVEQLGWRTPDQAVIPMASGSLLTKIWKGLHEMHALGLVDQVRTKINGAQAEGCSPIATAFKAGRDFFKPVKPKTIAKSLAIGNPADGYYALKATAESKGAMDAVTDEEVVEGIKLLAQTEGIFAETAGGVTIGVLCKLVKQGLIKKNDVTVAYITGNGLKTQEAVVDAVGRPFRIQPSLVNFQKTFKMGKNSGGDS, from the coding sequence ATGTCGAAAATGAAAGCGCTCGTGTGCCGGGAATGTGGGAAGGAATATCCACCCAAAGCCATCCACGTCTGCGAGATGTGCTTCGGCCCGCTGGAAGTGAAATACAACTACGACGAGATCAAGAGCACCATCTCGCGGAAGAAAATCGAACAAGGCCCGAACAGCATGTGGCGTTACATCGACCTGCTGCCGGTCGAGAGCACCGCGATCATCGGCCCCCATGCCGGGCTGACGCCATTGGTACGGGCGAAGAATCTCGGCGCGCATCTGGGCATCGACGAACTGTATATCAAGAACGATACGGTCAACCATCCGACCCTGTCGTTTAAAGATCGGGTCGTGTCGGTCGCCCTCACACGCGCGCGGGAACTCGGTTTTGAAACGGTGGCCTGCGCGTCAACCGGCAATCTGGCGAACTCCGTCGCCGCCCATGCCGCCGCTGCGGGAATGAAGTGTTACGTCTTCATCCCGGCGGACCTCGAAGCCGCCAAGGTTCTCGGCAACCTGATTTATAAGCCGAACGTGGTCGAGGTCGAAGGCAACTACGACGATGTGAACCGGCTCTGCAGCGAAATCGCCGGTGAACATGGCTGGGCCTTCGTGAACATCAACATCCGCCCCTACTATGCGGAGGGGTCGAAAACGCTGGCCTTCGAGACGGTCGAGCAACTCGGCTGGCGCACGCCGGACCAGGCCGTGATTCCCATGGCCTCGGGCTCCCTGCTGACGAAGATCTGGAAGGGCCTGCACGAAATGCATGCGCTCGGGCTGGTCGATCAGGTCCGCACCAAGATCAACGGCGCACAGGCCGAAGGTTGTTCCCCCATCGCTACAGCCTTTAAGGCCGGCCGGGACTTCTTCAAGCCGGTCAAGCCGAAGACCATCGCCAAGTCACTCGCCATCGGCAACCCGGCCGACGGCTACTACGCCTTGAAAGCCACCGCCGAAAGCAAAGGCGCGATGGATGCGGTGACGGACGAAGAGGTCGTAGAAGGCATCAAGCTGCTGGCTCAGACCGAAGGTATCTTTGCCGAAACGGCGGGCGGCGTGACAATCGGTGTCTTGTGCAAACTCGTCAAGCAGGGGCTGATCAAGAAGAACGACGTGACCGTCGCCTACATCACGGGCAACGGACTCAAGACCCAGGAGGCAGTCGTAGATGCCGTGGGGCGTCCGTTCCGCATCCAGCCCAGCCTGGTGAACTTCCAAAAAACATTCAAAATGGGAAAGAACAGTGGTGGTGACTCATGA